Proteins encoded together in one Coriobacteriia bacterium window:
- a CDS encoding ABC transporter substrate-binding protein — translation MIRQFRFARLAVAGAAASLLLVAGCTSPAQPTQTNPEPPAAVPPIAIKIGTLPTEDSLPLWVAEDKGYIGEEGVPGFEIVVFQSAQERDVAFASGAIDGYMGDIIASANLEAAGTGVTLATVMLGADQSQGRFGIAAPKGWKGATGIEALTELAGVPVGTSSATIQEYVLDGLMAEAGVPADQVKVEEVKKVPVRYELLMSGKLKAAALPEPFLSLAESEGAVLVADDTTSKSNLSQTVLGISDTFMSEAGGTETVDALMRAWDRAVADINADPEAYRPLLVEQARLPKPLETTYQVNTYPTHTLPTKAEVDAVITWMKGKGYLESEVTYEDLTLVLPKN, via the coding sequence CCGCGTCGCTTCTGCTCGTCGCGGGGTGCACCTCTCCGGCGCAGCCGACACAGACCAACCCCGAGCCGCCCGCCGCCGTCCCGCCCATCGCCATCAAGATCGGCACCCTGCCGACGGAAGACTCGCTTCCCCTGTGGGTGGCCGAGGACAAGGGCTACATCGGCGAGGAGGGCGTTCCTGGTTTCGAGATCGTGGTGTTCCAAAGCGCCCAGGAGCGAGATGTGGCCTTTGCCTCCGGTGCCATCGATGGCTACATGGGCGACATCATCGCTTCGGCGAACCTCGAAGCCGCCGGAACCGGCGTGACGCTTGCCACGGTCATGCTGGGAGCCGACCAGAGTCAGGGGCGGTTCGGCATCGCGGCGCCGAAGGGCTGGAAGGGCGCAACGGGCATCGAGGCGCTGACCGAACTTGCCGGTGTGCCGGTGGGCACCTCGTCGGCGACCATCCAGGAGTACGTTCTCGACGGGCTGATGGCCGAGGCGGGCGTGCCAGCTGATCAGGTGAAGGTCGAAGAGGTCAAGAAGGTGCCGGTCCGCTACGAGCTGCTGATGTCGGGCAAGCTCAAGGCCGCAGCGCTGCCCGAGCCGTTCCTGTCGCTTGCGGAGTCGGAAGGCGCGGTGCTGGTTGCCGACGACACGACGAGCAAGTCGAACCTCTCGCAGACGGTTCTCGGGATTTCGGACACGTTCATGAGCGAGGCAGGTGGCACCGAGACGGTCGACGCCTTGATGAGGGCGTGGGATCGCGCCGTCGCCGACATCAACGCGGACCCCGAGGCGTACCGGCCCCTACTGGTTGAGCAGGCGAGGCTTCCCAAGCCGCTCGAGACTACCTACCAGGTGAACACCTATCCGACGCACACACTGCCGACGAAGGCCGAGGTGGACGCCGTCATCACGTGGATGAAGGGCAAGGGCTACCTGGAATCCGAGGTCACGTATGAGGACCTCACGCTGGTGCTGCCGAAGAACTGA
- a CDS encoding ABC transporter ATP-binding protein: protein MYALELIELTLTYEGSGRSVRALESLSVSVEAGEPVSVIGPSGCGKSTMLLVAAGLLQPTGGGVSVAGSPLKAVRRETALILQEYGLLPWKTALENAALGLQLRGGRRADVVRAATEALERVGLAEFARAYPAELSGGMRQRLALARAVALDADLLLMDEPLSALDALTREDLQDVLLDLWLRRGHAQVLVTHSIEEAVYLGRRVLVMSPRPGRVAAVVDNPEMGEVGYRSTTLFHERCVALRALLAGEGALHPGATATGGATL from the coding sequence GTGTACGCACTCGAACTGATCGAACTGACGCTCACCTATGAGGGCTCGGGCCGCAGTGTCCGGGCCCTCGAGTCGTTGTCGGTCAGCGTCGAGGCGGGCGAGCCGGTCTCCGTGATCGGTCCCAGCGGCTGCGGGAAGTCGACGATGCTGCTGGTGGCAGCCGGGCTTTTGCAGCCGACGGGCGGCGGCGTCAGCGTGGCGGGCTCACCGCTGAAGGCGGTTCGCCGAGAGACTGCGCTCATCTTGCAGGAGTACGGGCTGCTCCCTTGGAAGACCGCGCTGGAGAATGCGGCGCTCGGGTTGCAGCTTCGCGGGGGCAGACGGGCCGACGTGGTTCGCGCGGCGACGGAGGCGCTTGAGCGTGTCGGACTCGCGGAGTTTGCGCGGGCGTATCCGGCGGAGCTCTCGGGCGGCATGCGTCAGCGGCTGGCGCTTGCACGCGCGGTAGCGCTCGACGCCGACCTGCTGCTGATGGATGAGCCGCTGTCTGCGCTCGACGCGTTGACCCGCGAGGACCTGCAAGATGTCCTGCTCGACCTGTGGCTTCGTCGCGGGCACGCTCAGGTGCTGGTGACGCATTCGATCGAGGAAGCGGTGTACCTCGGGCGGCGCGTGCTGGTGATGTCACCACGGCCGGGCCGCGTCGCGGCTGTCGTCGACAACCCGGAGATGGGGGAGGTCGGCTATCGGTCCACGACTCTGTTCCACGAGCGCTGCGTGGCGCTGCGCGCGCTGCTGGCCGGCGAGGGCGCGCTGCATCCGGGCGCGACGGCGACAGGGGGTGCGACGCTGTGA